In Mesoplodon densirostris isolate mMesDen1 chromosome 2, mMesDen1 primary haplotype, whole genome shotgun sequence, the DNA window cataaacaagatgaaaagacagccctcagaatgcgagaaaatattttcagatgaagaaactgacaaaggattaatctccaaaacacacAAGTaactcattcagctcaatataaaaaataaacaaacaaacaatgcaatccaaaaatgggcagaagacctaaatagacatttctccaaagaagatataccgattgccaacaaacacatgaaagaatgctcaacatcattaatcattagagaaatgcaaaatgaaactaTAATTAGATATCATCTcccacccgtcagaatggccatcatcaaaaaatctacaaacaataaatgctggatagggtgtggagaaaagggaacccttttgcactgttgttgggaatataaattaatacagccaccaTAGAGAACAgcatgcaggttccttaaaaactaaaaatagaattaccatatgacccagcaatcccactactgggcatatactgagagaaaactgtaattcaaaaagacacatgcaccccaatattcactgcagcacaatttacattagccaggtcatggaagcaacctaaatgcccattgacagacaaatggataaagaagatgtgatacatatacacaatggactattactcagccataaaaaggaacaaaattgggtcatttgtagggatgtggatggacctagagactgtcatacagagtgaagtaagtcagaaagagaaaaacaaatatcgtgtattaacgcatatgtgtggaatctagaaaaatggtgcagatgaactggtttgcaaggcagaaatagagacacagatgtagagaacaaacgtatggacaccaaggggggaaagtgtgttttgggggtggtggaatgaactgggagattgggattgatatatatacactagtatgtatatactagataactaataagaacctgctgtataaaaaataaattaaaaaaataaataaaaataaaggaaagcttCAAGGATGTGCAGGTGAGAGCTACATGcagaacagcacagtcagctctgacaatCATCTTGAAacagtgtcatcttgattgttttaagcacAGTTAATCTTCAATTCCAGGGTCAATTTGTTCCCATTTTCTTGAGGCCAGTTCCTGGAATTGTGCAAATCATAGATTCAGTGCTGCTcaagatggagcagcttatgtcatggctacaatctggtcatcatgcagttagcTTTTTCCCTCTAGCGGTGGTTATGGTACCTGCAAAACAACACAGGAATGTGTctcagatactgttatctatgTACTTCAGGGAGaaactaaagattctgtgactgcTATATGACTGATTTACTGTGTAAATTGTAACCAGTTCTTCTGGCCCAACTGCTATTTCTTCACTACATGTCTACATCTTTTCAATCATTAATTCTTGAGTCAGGCTTTTGTGACTCAGGAGAGGCCCCTAGaagactaaagcctttttctgCAAACAAGAAACTGGGAACATGGAACGGCTTTTGTACCAGGGAGGGCCCAGCAAGGTCCTGCTCAATTTCAGCAACATTTTAAATTGTTCTTAGAGATTACCTTGAATTTCACTGGGACGTTTGAGAGTGTAGTGCCATCACAGATCAAACGGTTTGAGGCAAGAAAGCATGAGGCGAGTTTTGGAAACAGCAATCCCCTTAACAGCTGTGTTAAGAAAGGTGGGAGCTCAGATGGGAATTCTAGGTGGTGTCAGCTTGTGCAGGATTTTTAAACAGTTCATATCTTCTCTCCTTCTTCAAGTGCTCCAATTATTCTTAGTCATAAATCCTAGCATACCACTCCCTGCTTTAGGCTAAGCCAGGGATGTGACTGCCTGCACATGTGGCCACTTCTGCCTCTCATAGCAGATATCTCTAATCAATATCCACACTCTTTCAAGTCGAGCCAAAACTCAGCCTCAGTGCTCTCAATTAACTATTGATTTCGAAGGGATGAAATGCGATTGCTTTCCCAGACCTAATcgcatgtttacaggatcttagCCCTTAATGGGACCTTAGAGGAAATTTTAGCCAATCGCCTCATATTGGAGAACAAAAAAGTTGAGACTCAGACAAGATAAGGGATGTGCCCAACATCTCACAGGCAGTGAGGGGCAAGTATCAGTAGAGCTATCTCTTTACTCCCTTGGTTCCTTCCCTATGTCTCTAAGGACACTGTGTCACATCCAAGGAGAAGGTGACTAGTACTTTTGTACCACTTGACTCCCAAGAGGCAGACATTGGCACTCTTCCCAGAGATGGATGCTTTGCCAATGCACCCCCTCCCCTTCCACAACCAGTCTTCAACTTCCACAGGTGAGTCCATTGGTGTTCCATTAGAACTAGCCTCTCACCAGGTCCAGGACTTTATTTCCCCCTTTACATAACTCCTAGGACAGTGGATGGTCTTCTAGAAACATATCATAGGGGGacaaggggtggagggaggagataAACTAATCACACTTTTCTCGAGACTCATCCTCTCACTCTTCTCTCTTCATGGGACTGCTTTTAATACTATGATACAGAACATCTCACATTAGGATCTGAGCATCTTATTTGAAAACCGATAAATTAAAGGGGGAAATGATTCATGTTGCAAATGGATTTCCCACATTAGAAAAAAAGGCCACAAGTTCTCTTTAAGTAGCATCTTCTAAAGTGTTTGTTGACAGATTGTTAATTAATTAGCGGTGGTAAACTCGAAACTGAAATGTTCTAAGCCATGACTGCTTGTTAAGTATCAAGCAGAAATTAAGATAAAACAAATATCACttgattatgatttttaaaatagggtGCAATTTGCTcggttttaagtttttattttactggaTTAGcagctaaaatacgggaatgctGGCAGCCCCAAACCTCCTCTGTCCTCTATACAAGGACAGTCCTCCCCTCTTAAAAGCCTCTCATGAGTAACCCAGAGCTCCTCTTTTTGATTTACTTTGTTTCATTCTTGGAAATAACGTGATAAATATGTTCAATGTGTCTCCAGATGGAGCCATCAACAACCCTTCTTTTCCCCCAAAGCCTAGAGACAAAAGCGCCCTCATGAAAATGTGTCTAGATGGAGAGTTAGATGATTAGCATTGTCTCTGACATGATCCCCTCCCAGTGTCATGTCTCTGCTGCCCGATCACCCCATTGTTTGTCTGCAGGGCGGGGCTGGGGTTTCTCAAGCTTTGACTCACCTTCAGAAATGAGTCTTGCCtgtgccctcctctccctgatgGAGTCACAGGCTCACACCTGCTCTCAGGTGTCTGCTCCATAGAGAGGCAAGATGCAGAGCCTGGCTTCCTGATTTCAATACAGTGTGGTCCTTTGAAATGAGAGAACAGATGCAGGAGTCATGATCGACCAGACGACAGTCCCGTGGCCAGGCTGGGGAGGTGCGGGTGGGAGCAGGCACTACAGAGTCGTCATTCCACATAGGTTTTCAGGGCCCACCTCACCTGGAGAAGTTGTTGACATGGGGGTGATCTGAGGGGTGCCAGGAAATCTCCCCTCCTTTGAAAGAACAATCTCCCAGCCATTTGGGGTGCCTGGCAACAAGCCATTACAGATTTCAGAGACTTGGGTGGGCCATCCTTTCTGGATTCCAGATCCAGATACCATCAGAGCCacacttttctcatctataacaTTAATAATACAGTTAGCTTTCTTCATAGAGAATTGTAAAACTGTATACAGAGGTGCTTTATAAGGTTTAATGACTAATAAAAATGCACCTGTGCCTGGCAGTGTAAGGGAGAGGGATGAGTTAGGGTCTCAGAGGAAGAAGGGTGGACAGGCTTGGTGGGAAAGAGAGCCTGGTGTGTGCCAGGGAGGAAAAGTATAGGGGAATGGTACAAGAGATGGAGACCACCAGAACCAGCTTCTTAATTTTGTCATTAATGTAGCCCCTGGTAGAAAGCAGCCCAGTGACGCAGGCATTTCAGCTGACTGAAAATTGCTATGAAGTCAGAAGATCTGTGATCCAACTCTGGCTTTGACATTaaccctgtgtgaccttgggtcaaGCATGTCCTCAttccaagtctcagtttctccctctatAAAATGAGGCTATTGTGGCCAAGAGGGAAGTTGAGTGCCAGAGTTTTGAAAAGTTTAACGTGTTAGATGCATATGAGCTTGAATGACTCTTGGAGATTTATGACCTAGAGGACACTGCCACCTCAACTCCAGCCATGTTCTCTATAAAGGCCACACCTGGAGTACCCTCTGAGATGATAACTGTGTTATAAGACAAGGTTGATCACTAGATAGAGTTCTCCAAACTAAGCAGGAGTTGTTGATGGACAAAGTAAGAGGCCAATGAGCagactgggaaaaataaaaagtaacgtGTATTCCAGAGAAGCTGTGTGGGTGACAGACAGGTGGCACAATCCACCCCATCGTGAGCAGCACACATACACTGATGCCTTCTATGTGTCAGGCGCGGGAGAACACCTTGATCTGTGCCCACGCCAAATCCATCCTGTCCCATGCTTCCCTTTCGGAGAATTTGCATCAGGATGAGCATAGTGTAGTGGGAACACAGGAGAGGGGCATAGGTGGAGAAGGTGTTTGTCTTGAAGATGGAATGCAGGACCAGGAATCTGGAACACAGAATGTTACATTCTTAAAGTTGCTAGGCTTgggaagaggtggaggaggaggcccGGCCTGcacaagaaattaaggaaaggatTACCTTTTAAGTGAGGCTAACCCTGAAAAATGATCATTGTTCAGTCTATAGATGACAGGAGGCTCAGAAAAGATCATTAGTCATGGTCCCCACCCAGTGACAGTCACTTGTCCATGGTGGGGACGCTGTCCAATTTACTGTGATGCAGTGGAAAagagccctgggccaggccccTCACCAGCTCCACCACTGCTAGCTACATGTTGTTGAGCAAGTCAGTGAACTTCTTTGGATCTAAATTTTTAGATGATAAAATCAGATTTGCACGACCTGACAGAATTGCCATGATGCTTAAATAAGACAAGAGGTATGGAAAACGGTCTGAAGGTTCTTTTAGGTATTTCTATCACTTCTCAGGCAGTCTTACGCTTTGCTCTGATAATGATAGAAATCAGTGTGTCAATGGCCTCTAATCAGCTGGATCCTGAGGCTTGGAACAGTGGTCCAAAAATGAACCAGCCTCGCAGAATACCGTGTTTCCCTCCCCCAGGGGCTAGGAAGTCAAGTGGAGGGAGGACCAGGGCTCCTTCCTCCCACCTGAATAAGTCCTTGAGTAAAGCTGGCAGATTTAGCAAATCAGAATACAGCCTgcccagttacatttgaatttcagataaacaataagaAATTTTTTAGTATGTCTCCTGcagtatttgggacatacttatactgaaaattctgtttatctgaaattaaaatttagctAGTTGCcctatattttatctggaaaCTCTACCACAGAGAACAAATTCTATCCCACCCTCTTTCACCACCATTAATATCCTATTTTTGTTGGAAGTGCTCCCAGCCCATAttccttcccccttttcctcttccttcctccatgTTTCTTATAACTCTCAGTCTACAAACAGAGCTTCagatatgttatatttttaaaagactttgagTCCTTGAGTTTGAGCAGACACCTAGGTGGATGAAGTCAGCTCAGGTAGTCAGGGACCCGGATTGCTGGAATATCTGGTGGGCTGGAATATCTGGTGGGTGGCTTTCATCAAAACAGGCCAGGAAAGCAAGTCATAGAGGAAGTGcaggtaggagaaatgggtgatGAATTCCCTGGAAAGTGATAATGAGGGCCACGTCAAGTGCCTGGGACAGGTTGGGGCCCCTTGAAATGTTCCCAGGAGTAGCTGCTATGGGCCTGTGTTCAGCTGCCTCTCCTAGGGTCTGGCTTACACCTCTGGTAAGTGGTAATGGATTTGTCCTCCTGGGATCTGCTGggccctttcctcctccttgaaCTGTCTTGAGTCACTAGGCCAAGCTCCTCTCCTATTCTTGGGTAACCAGAGAAGTAACGTAAGCCTCATGACAATTAAGGAAATGTCACACTAATTGTTACTTAGGAAATTCAATCTCCATTCCACACCAATGTTGGGTCTGACTAATTTCCTGATTCTGGGTTTGATTCCCTGGCAAGAGGATTTTTCTCATTAAGGGGAGATATTCAGACCTGCAGCATTTTGTAGCCTCCTCCAAAACTTTCTCATGCCCTTTCTGTGTTTTCAATCCTACTAGCAAGCTCTCTCAAACTTTgcttttagatttacagaaactGGTATATTGAATATTGTATTTTATGCTATGCAGCTCTCATGCCTCTCTATCATGATTGCCACCTGGAAACTACACTTCCCATTTATAGGCATGAGCTTAGAAGATCAGGAATATGCCTACAAAGAAAACCAGGGATGCATGTCAGAGCTGGGAAGGCCTCAGAGACCTTCCAGATCAGTATCCTCcaaacaaaggcatggaggtCCAGAAGAGGCAGATTTCCCAGAAATGAGCCTGGCCAGTGAGTGGCAGGGTTGGATCTAGAACCCACACCTGTGTCTTCTTGGCCAATGCTCTTTCCTCTTGGTGAAACATCCTCCTATAATCCCTTACCTCCAGTGATCTCTTTGGTCTTCAATTCCCCCATTTTCCATGGAGGGCTAGAACCACTATCCCCCAACTACATTAAATGACTTGCCTTTGCATCCTATAGTAAGTCAGGGATAGAGCCAGGATTAGAATTCAGGCCTCTAAGTTTCCAGAACAGGTTTACTCCAGCCCCATCACTTACACATCATGATTCTTCCCTCTAAGACAGAATTTGCTCCTGCCCTCTTCCTCATGCCTTTCCATCCTTACCCACGATCATTGGCTGAACTTCCCAAGGTAGACAGTTGGCATTGCCAACCCATCGGCGAAGATCTCATGTCTTGATCTAGTAAAATATCTGGGCCATGTTTTAATCCTCAGCTTGGCACCACAACTTATTTCCTGTTAAGTCTAAGAAATAAATTATGTACTCAATTGGGTCAGGAGTCTACAGGAAGATGAAGGAAGGTAGGAAATCAGGGcagcagagacaaaagaagaaagagaggaagattgCAATGGGTGTGTGTGAGTCAATCCATTAGTCAACTTGAAGCTATTAATCACTTACCATACCCTTGGCTGGTGGAGAAAACACTCTTCAGGAGTCAGAAGGGAGAAGAGATGAAGGGAGCTGGTCTCATTGTGGCCTTGCCTGGGTTTCTTCCAGGCTCACCAGTTCCTGAAGCAATGTCTTcccggcagcagcagcagcagcagcagcaacagcagcagtgcCTACCTCAGACGGCCCAGCAGCAGCAGGTGAAGCAGCTCTGTCAGCCACCCCCTGTCAAATGTCAGGAGACATGTGTACCCCAAACCAAGGATTCATATGCTCCTCAGGCCAAGAAGCAATGCCCACCAAAGGGCACACCCATACCAGCCCAGCAGAAGTGTCCCTCAGCCCAGCAAGCCCCCAAGAGTAAACAGAAGTAAGGATGGACCAAATTACACCTGCCTGCCATCCAGGCTACCAGATGCAGCTTTATTTTCCTCCTGCTTCTGCTCCCTCCAAGCCCAGCTCCAGGATTTGCTCTCCTCTCCCACGTCCTCCTACCCAGGGTCCAATGAAGCATTGTCAGGATTTCTTCCCACTGAGCCCCTTATCCCACACACCCCCTTGCTCCCAGTCTTCTTCTCTACCCCACTCTTTTGGTATCCTAGGTGAACATGAGTGAGACCTCAGCCTCTCCAGCCTCCAGTTTGGCCACAGCTATGGCCCCATCCATGTcccaaagcaagaaaataatctGGGCTTCTTCTGGTCTTCCACCTTGACTCATGGGGACACCAGAGGCTAAAGCACAGGTTCTGACTCATTCCCTACCCCAACTCCCCATCCTGAGCTTCCCTCCTATTTCTTCCTCTAATAAATATGTGCTTTATGTCATTGTCTGTGCCCTGGCCCCAGTCTGCAATACATTCATTGGTTCAGAGGGGATATTTGGGGGAAGTGAGTATGTGAGTACACACATGCTCATCAGTGCATCCTGAGGGGCATAGTTGCTCTCTAGTAAATAATGACGAAGGATGTCAGATCCTGACACATCTCGGGTaaaggagggggagagaaagcCCAGGGACTAATTGGCAAGAGTTTTGGAGACTCTTGCCAGCTAATTGTATTTAAGGAAAGACAAATGGTGGAAAATTTTGCTCCTACAATTAGAGACCCCCAGCCTACTTGATGAATGTGGTTTTTGCCTGTTGGAAGTTGTCATTCTGAAAAAGCAGACAAGACATACATAAATGACATGAGTACTACAAAGCCCTTCTATGAACATGTGCAAATGAatttttcatgcatttatttatttattgtcctttcatttattaattaactCACAttaattcactcactcactcacccaCCTAATATTTAGCAGGTTCTAGCATGAGAATAGTTTTCCATTCTGCCTATAAATTGGCTAGATatagtatatgctcaataaatgattggtcttattatcattatttatgtcTGGGGAATATTGCTCCAAAACATTAGCCTAAGGACACTCCTCTGCTTAGAGAGTGTCCACATGGAAGTCTCTTTACTGGCTCAGGAATCCATGCTAATTGTAAATTGTCTCTTTCCCAGCCTGGCGAGCACTCTGAACCAGGAAAGAAGAGATGTGGGCTCTAGTTTCAGCTTTGCCACTAAATAGATCTATCATATTGAGCAGGTCCCTTCACCTCAGtcctttgtctgtaaaatgaaaagttaGGCTGTATGCCTTTTTCCTGCCCTAAAATTAGATGGATCCAtgaattgggggggggggcgggcttttgcatttttttttgtgAGTCCTGTTCCCTACCCCACCCTCTCTTCTCCCGTGAGATCTACTGATCCCCTAATATGTAAGATCCATGTGTTCCAGGCAAAGCCCagaaaatgagagaatgaataaatgaaaggtcAGACTTCATGAACAACTTCAGACTATATAAccagaaaatctgaaaagaagacaCAACTGTGCATTTTTggtgattttgaaaaataaagatttattttgaaTGTGCAGGCgagggaggaaggcagaaagCTATAGTTTTTAGTACTTTGGAACTCCAAAGATTATAATTTGGCCCTCCCAAAAGCTTCTTGGATGTGGGAAGCATGGACCTCTAATCCACTGAAGGAAATCAGAATATGTAACCTTAAATATGcctctttgacataaaaattatttttagctgAAGGCAATTAAGAAACAGCAAACACAGAAAGATTCCCCCCTTTTGGCCTCCAAGCAGGAGAAAAATTCTTTTACTAGAGACAGAATCTCATGAGAACAGAGATGGCACCAGAAGAATCTGCAAA includes these proteins:
- the SPRR4 gene encoding small proline-rich protein 4, coding for MSSRQQQQQQQQQQQCLPQTAQQQQVKQLCQPPPVKCQETCVPQTKDSYAPQAKKQCPPKGTPIPAQQKCPSAQQAPKSKQK